DNA sequence from the Pedobacter schmidteae genome:
TAAAAACCAGAGGCGGTGAGAGGCCTCTGGCTTATATAGTCCGGAAATCGATGTATTGAATTGCGAAAAACAATAATTATCAACGTAACCCAAACTAAACAAATTTATGAATTTTTATGATCTAACCCGTCATAGGTTTAAAACCTATTGTACGGGGCAAGTAATACGTATTATGAGATTAACCATCATCATAATGACCTGTTTGCTAATGCAGGTAAGTGCTAAGAGTAATGCCCAGAAAGTATCCTTGTCGGAATACAAAGCTCCGCTATTAAGAATATTTAACCAGCTAAGGAATCAGACCGGCTATGATTTTTTGTATTCGGACGATATGCTGAAAATGGCAAAGCCGGTGAGCATACATGTAAAAGGGGCTCAGTTGGAAGCAGTCCTGAAGCAGGTTTTTGATGATCAGGACCTGGTTTATGTATTGAAAAATAAGGCGGTAATTGTAGCCATGAAAGAGGTTACCTTTCTGGATAGGGTGAATTCTTTTTTTGCCAGAATTGATGTGACAGGAAAAGTGACAGATGATAAAGGAACACCCTTGCCTGGTGCAACAGTTAAAGTTAAAAATACGACCAGGTTGGTGATTACCGACGCGACCGGGAGCTTTGTGTTGAGGGGAGTAGACGAAAAGGCAGTATTAGTGATCTCTTATTTAGGCTATAAAACCAAAGAGATGGCTGTTAAACCGGTGATGAATATTAGCATTGAAATCGCAAATGCGAATCTGGAAGAGGTAGGTGTGATCAGTACAGGGTATCAGAAGATCAAAAAAGATCAGCTGACCGGTGCGGCAAGTACCATTGGCGAAAAGGATTATAACCAACGCACGGCGGTAACCGGTAATTTTTTGGAAAACCTGGAAGGAAAGGTACCCGGACTGGTGTACAACAGCATTTCGGGCGAAATCTCTATCCGTGGGGTAAGTACTTTTGATGCGGTAAAACGACCGCTGATTGTGGTGGATGGATTTCCGACAGAAATAGACCTGAGTACCATCAATCCGAATGATGTGGTTTCTGTATCTGTATTACGCGATGCCGCCGCGGCATCCATATATGGTGTACAGGCTTCCAACGGGGTAATTGTTGTGGAAACCAGACGCGGTAAGGTAGGTAAACCGGTGTTTAATTTCAGAAGTACATTAGGCTTTGAACCAAAACCTGATTTTGGTTATTTGAATTATGCCGGCTCTGAAGAACTGATTACCCTGTTTAAAGATCTGGTGAAGACAGGGAACGATGCACGTTATTTTTATTCCGATCACAGCCCGATAGATCCTGCGAAATTGGTTTTATTTGATTTGGATGAAGGTTTGATTACCCAGCAGCAGGCCGATGAAAAGCTGGCAGCCATTGGATCTTACAATAACCTTAATGACTATACCCGTTTGTTTTACAGAAACAGGTTAAGCAAACAGGTTAACTTTGATGTGAGTGGCGGTACAGATAAGAGTACGTACCTGGTGGGTTTGAATTATTTTACCGAACAACCTCAGCAAAGGGCATCCGAGATCAACCGGATGATTTTGAACGTAGCCAATACTTATCAGCTGAGTAAAACCTTTTCATTTGATTTTAAAGGAACTTATACCAACAACCGCAACAAAAACGGAAAGATTGTCGCTTATGAGAATTTATTGCCATATGATCGTTTGGTGGATGAAAATGGAAATGCTTTGGCCGCTACCAACGGCGAAAACGGGGATACCTTTTATGCTACGAACCCAGAATTTAATGAAAAGCTGAAAGCTAAGGGGCTTTACGACATGTTATACTATCCTTATGCCGAGCTCAATGCAAATACCAATAAACGTACGCTTAATTCATTCAGGGCTCAGGGGCGATTAAACAGTAAAATTACCAAATGGCTGAGCCTGGACCTGGGGGCTGCTTATGAGAACGAGCAGGGAATCAATGATTTTTTGCAAACGGAAGATGCTTACAGGGTACGTTTTCTGGTCAATATGAAAGCAAAAAAAGATCCGGTAAAGGGTACTCCACTGTTTACAGATTTACCGCAGGGTGATTTCTTATCTAAACAGACTTTAAAGAATACAGCCTATACCTTACGCGGACAATTTAATGTGAATTATTATTCGAAAGATAACAAACACAACCTGTCGGGTATTTTGGGTGTAGAGCAGCGCAAAACCGAGAGTAGTTCTTATAAATCAACTTTTTTTGGGTACGACGGACAGTCGCTGATCAGTAAGCCGGTAAACCTGCAGGCATTAAACACAAGTACCAGGCCGGCATTTACAGAACTTGGGAGTTATGACGGTTCGCGGTTCAGAAGTACCGATTATTTTTCTGAGACCTCGGGCGATAGAAGATTTCGCTCTTTTTACGGTCAGGCCACTTATGTTTACGATAAACGTTATGTTGCTACGGGAAGTTTGCGTATAGATCAGTCCAATCTTTTTGGGGTAGATCCGAAGTATAAAAACAACCCTTTGTGGTCGGCAGGTTTGAGTTGGATTGCAGGCGAAGAAGAATTTATGAAACCGGCAGAATGGATCAGCAATTTACAACTGCGGGTGGCAACCGGCTTTAACGGAAATGTACCAAGTAGTGTTAACGGACCTTTTTTGCTGTTGAGTTCGGGCTTGAACAATGCCTTTAATACTTCCCATTTGTATTACGATGTGCTTTCGCCAGAAAACCAGTCTATTCGTTGGGAAACGACCAATAATTTTAATTTTGGTTTAGACTATGGTTTGTTTCAAAATAGAATTTCCGGATCTGTTGACCTTTACTATAAAAAGACAAGGGACGTATTTGGAATGATGTCTGCCGATCCTACAAGAGGATTTAATCAATACAATGCGAATACAGCTTCGATAGAGAATAAAGGGCTGGAACTGATGGTGAATACGGTGAATATCAGTTCGACAGGATTTAACTGGCGTACGGGCATTACGGCTTCGTTCAATAAAAATAAAGTTATACAGGTTCAAAGAAAGGACAAAAGAGCCTCATTTGACATTGTTGGTGGATTGGACCCTCAGAAAGGGTATCCGATGAACGCATTGTTTAGCTATAAATATGCCGGACTGAATGAACTGGGACAGCCGGGAGTTTACGATCGGTTTGGTAACATCAAAATTATGGAGGCTTATGACGACGCCGAGGTTGACGTGGATTTTGACGATTTGCAATATAGCGGAACCACTACTCCAAAATATGTAATAGGGTTGAACAATCAGTTTTCTGTTGGTGCGTTTGATTTCTCCTTCTTGTTTATGTATTATGGAGGACATGTGATGAGGGTACAACAGCCCAACCCGGATGATGCACAGTATGGTTATCCTTTAAAAGGCTCCTCTGTTTACTGGAAACAAAAAGGGGATGAATTATATACGAATGTACCCGGTTACCCTGTGTATGGAACACCCGGAGATTACGGTTATGCTGCCAAACGTGGGTACGCCTTTGCTGATCAGTTTGTAAGAAAGGCAGATTATATCAGGTTAAGGGATGTGATTTTGACCTACAATTTGAAAAGTGAAGCCTTTAAAAGAGCAGGACTTAGCCATACACAAATCCGTTTTCAGGCACAAAACCCTTTCAAGTATACTTTTAGTGGAAACAGTATCGATCCTGAATCTATAGACAGGCAGACAGGAATGCGGACAATGCCTCAACAGGCTTTTTATAGTGTAACCTTATCTACCAATTTTTAATGAAAACAAACAATTGTTTGATGAAAAGACATAAGAAGATGAAAAAGATATCATATTTTGTATTTAGTGCAGTCATGCTGTTTTCTATAGCCTCCTGTAAAGATTTTTTAGAGGTGAAACCAAAAGGATATGTACTTCCGGAAAAGCTTTCGGACTATGAAAATATGCTGAGCTCGCCAACGATGACGCAGACCTTTCCGGCCGAACTGATGTATTGCACGGATGATTATTACAGTGAATATGCACCTAACGACCGGAGCACAAACGCCAATATGTTTGTATGGCGCAGAGAAATTGATATTGATGATCAGGCGAGCCCGGCGATCTGGGGAGGAATGTACCGTGTGATTTATGATGCCAATGTAATCATCAGGCATGTAATGAAAGCTAAAGACGGATCTGAACAAAGGAAAAAAGAGGTGTTGGGAGACGCATTATTGGTACGTGCCGATGCCTACTTTACTTTGCTTACGGTTTTTGCTAAATCCTATGATGTGGCTACAGCTACTACTGATCCGGGGATGCCATTGATTACCTCTAACGATGTAACAGAGTCGACGCCTCCGCGTTCCAGGCTTCAGGCTACCTTAGATACCATTATCAACAACACTATACAGGCATCGGAGTATTTACCTCAAAATACAACTTATCGGTTTAGAGGTACGCAAGCAGCGGCTCATGGATTACTGGCAAGGATTTACCTGTATATGGGCGACTACACCAATGCCTCAAAGTATTCGGAACTGGCACTTAAAGCGCCGCATCAGTTGTTAAACTATGCCAATTATGATGACAGCTTTGATATGCCGAATTCGGATGTAAATCCGGAGATTTTATGGCAAAGGGCGAGTGTGGACTATACTATACCTACATTTTTATTGTATTCGGATGAACTGATGACTTATTATAATGCTGATGATCTTCGGTTTTTTCTGCTATCGTTTTCTAATTCGAAAGGAATAAACCGGGCGGCGCCACCGGGGAGGGCCAATTTTGGGGTTACTTTTCCGGAGCTTTACCTGAATGTGGCCGAGGCTGCTGCGCGTGCAGGTAATATAAGTAAGGCGATGGATATGGTAAATAAAATCAGAGAAAAAAGAATTAAGGCATCTGCCTATCAACCATTGTCGGCCGCCAACCCTGAAGCTGCGCTGAAAATTGTATTGGCGGAGCGGAGAAGGGAGCTTGCTTTTAGCGGGCAGAGATGGATGGACATGAAAAGGTTGGACAAAGATGGACGGATGATTGAAGTGGTGCGGATGAATAAAAAAACAGGGGTAAGACTTGGAAGCTTAGTGCCAGGAAGTAAAGAATACACTTTTCAGATCCCGACAAGGGTGAGGAATTTTAACCCGAAAATGGAACTTAATTAATAATGATTATTTAAAAATACACTGATGAAACCATCATGAGCAAACACTCACAAACAGTAATGAATATTGCTCATGATAGCTTCATCACCTTTAAAAAACAAACTATATACTGATGAAAAAATATATATATGCTGCATTGATGTTGTTAAGTATGAGCAGCTATGCACAATCTGATAAAAAAGAAGTAAAAGACGATTTGTTGAAAAACAAAGAACAGGTATTAGCTAAATATATCCCAATGGCCAATGGCAGCTACCTGTATAAATTATATGTGATGCCCTCGGAAGAGGTATTGACAAAGCTGGATGCATTTAAATTGGCCATGAAACTGGAGGCGGATAAAGAAAAAGATGTAGCGGTAAGGGCATTAATGCTGAAAGATGTAGAATTCTATGCCGGGCAGGTACTGGACAGGTATGTTGGTTTATATGGTATGGACTCGCTAGGGATGGCGAATTTGGAGAAAATACTTACAGAGAAGAAGGGAGCTCCTAATTTTTACAAGCTGCTTGATTCTGCAGGGAAAAAAGCTTTCTCAAAGCGTATGGAACCTGCGGAAAGAAAAAGATTAAAGGCGATGGTGACAGGGAAAAATGATTTAAATGATGAGGCCTTGTTTAAAAGATCGGCAGCTTACCGTACCTGGTTGGATGAACAGATCACTGCCCTGAGGAATACGAAATATAAAGCAGATACAACATTGGGCTATGAAGGCAACCATGTGGTAAAACTAAAAGTTGTGAAACAAGAATTGCCTGCAGGTTTTATAAAAGATTACCTGACTTATACCGGGACTGCCACCATTCTTAAAATGGTAAGGGATGAAGGGGCTAAGGAAGAGGCTTACCAAAATTTTATGGCTACGGCGGCCAACCCTGTGCATAAAAAGGATATCGAAGAGATTTATGCAAATCATAAAATGATGACCGGAAATGCTATGTCGCCTGATTTTAATTATATCGATGTAAATGGTAAAGAGGTTTCTTTAAAATCGTTGCGCGGTAAATATGTATACATTGATGTATGGGCTACCTGGTGTGGCCCCTGCAAAGCGGAAATTCCTTTTTTAACTAAAATTGAGCAAGCTTACCATGGTAAGAATATTCACTTTGTAAGCCTTTCGGTTGACAGGATGGCCGATAAATCGAAATGGACCAGTTATGTGAAAGACCATCAACTGCAGGGAATTCAGCTGTTGGCCGACAAAGATTTTAATTCTGATTTTGTTAAGAAATACAATATCAATGCGATACCAAGGTTTATTCTGATCGATCCAGCTGGTAAAATTGTTTCGGGTGATGCGAAGCGGCCATCTGATCCGGAATTGCGGAAACAGTTTGACGGATTGTTGAAGTAAGGAGACTGAAACTCGGATTTAAGGCACAAATAAAAAAGACCCGATTATATTTTTATAATCGGGTCTTTTTTATAGCTATGAAGGTTGGATTATTTCTTCTTCGGAAGCTTAAGTGCAATTTTTCCGTCTTCTAATCCTTCCAGATTTTTATCGTCAAATACTTCTTTTACGTCCGATTTCTGCATCAGTTTGAGCAGATCTTCTGATGATCCGGTATGTTGAACCTGCACGGTTGAAGAAGCTGCACTGTATTTAATTTTGGCACTTTCCACGCCCTTACATTTCTGAATATTTTCGCTTAGTGCTTTTAAGGTGCTGAAATCAATACCTGTAATACTGATAACGGTGCTGGTTTCGCCTTTGACTTCTTCTGCATTCTTCTGTTTTTTGGATAGAAATCCTAGTAATTTATCGCTGGTTCCTTTTGTGCGATCGGCTGTATTAGCAGCTTTGTCGACCTTGCCCAAGGCTTTGTCAATTTTGTCGAATACACTTTGTGCTTTTAGCGATGTGGCACCTGTGAACAGCAGGGCTAAACACATCATGGAAATAGTTTTCATGGCTTTTTAGATTTTGATACAAACTCATCAAAACTATTGAGTATCAGTCAGTACGACAATACCGGGAAATGGGGTTTATTTATACCTGTTTCCGGGTACAAGTCAATTATACCAATCGTTGTTCCATTGCGGTTTTGATGAGTGATGCCACATTTTTTACCTCAAATTTTTGTAGCAGATTTTTGCGGTGTGTTTCTACCGTAAGTGGACTTAGGTGCAGCTGGTTTGCAATTTCGGGAGTGGTTTGTCCGTCGGCAATGAGGCGTAGTATTTCTTTTTCTCTTGTGGTGAGCTGAGGAGGCCCGTTTAGCTCGCCAATTGTAGGCTGGGCCATAATTTCTTTTACTGCGTTGCTAAAGGTAATGCGCCCTTGCAAGGCTTCATTAATGCAGGCGATGAGTTCTTCTGCAGATACATTTTTGAGCAGGTAGCCGGATGCGCCATTAGTAAGCATTTGCAGGATCATGCTGCGTTGACTATGGTTACTTAAGGCCAGTACATAGGTTGTAGGTGAAATCCGCTTGATTTCTTTACACAAATCGATACCACTGGCATCCGGGAGTGTAATATCGAGGAGGACAATATTCACTTTGTTCTCTTTTAGAAAAGTAATAAAATCTGCACCTTTTGTAAAACACCCTGCAATTGCAATTCCTTCTATATCTGTTAACAGCTTTTGTAGGCCCTCCAGTACAATGAGGTGGTCATCTACGATTGCCAGTGTTGCGCTAGGAATGTACATATAGTTCTATATTAATAATTGTTCCCTGGTTTATAGTCGACTTTATTTCCATTTTGCCTTTTAAAAAACCTACTCTATTGCGGATATTGCTGAGTCCGATACCGGTTTCTGTTTTCGGGGCATTGAGGTCAAAGCCTTTACCGTTATCTTCCTGAGTAATGAAAAAGACATTGCCATTTTGGCTACATTGGAGGATGATATTAGTCGCATTTGCATGGCGTATTGAGTTGGCCAGCATTTCCTGAACAATTCTGTAAATATTGATTTGTATTTGTTCGGGTATATCATTTTCAATTTCGAATGACTGGAAGTCTATCCTGGTGGATGGTGTCATTAGTGTTTCGCATAGATCTTTTAATGCTGTTTTGAGACCGAAGTTGAGTAGGTTTACCGGCATCATATTATGTGCTATCCTTCTCAATTCAGTAACAGAATGGTCTATTTGCCCAAGTGCCCTTTGTAGTGGTTGCTTGATATCGCTATGGTTCTGGTTTTCCAATTGAGCAGATAGATTGATTTTAACACCGGCAAGCATCCCACCTAATCCGTCGTGTAAATCTCTGGCCATGCGCCGGCGCTCCTGTTCTTCGCCCTGTATCATGGCTTTACTGTACCGGAGCTCTTGCTGGTGTTCTATTTCATTGAGTTGCTGGAGGTGGCTAAGTTCCTTTTGGACAATTAGCTTTTTGTTGTTGATGTTGTACTGGATGTAAAACAATACAACTATGAACAAAAACAAGGCGGTGGCAATGAGTAACCATTGTATCAGACGGTTATTTCTAGCGGCAAGTTCGGCATGCTCGTTTTGGGCCTTTAATCCATCAATTTCCTTTATTCTTTCTGCATTCCTGTATTTTAATTCGAGCCCGTTAATGTCTCTGATCAGACGTGTTTCCGAGAGACTGTCGCTTAGCTGACTGTACCGTTTCTGCCATTTATAAGCCAGGTCCATTTTGCCCAATCCCGCATAACTTTCGGCAAGGGCATTGTACAGCTCCATTTGTCCGTTATAGGAATACAAAATTTCATCATCATTTAAGATATAGGTGGACAGTTGCAGGGTTTTTTCATATTTTTTGCTGGCGAGCAGGCTTTTTACTTTGTAGAACAACAATCTTTGGTTGTTTTGACTGTCTTTTTTATATAGGGTCGGTTTTAGTCCTTTATCGAATTCATTTATCGCAGCATCATAATTTTTTAAAGCATGGTAAGACATACCTTTTATCAGATGGTATTCTGATGCGAAATATTGACTTGAATCGGAAGAAATCAATTTTCGCATCGTATCGAGTGCTGCATTAGCCTGAGCATATTTTTGAGACAGTACATAGTTCTCTCCTGTATTGCTGTAGGCCATAATTAAATTTAAGGTGCGTGATTTTGACGGCTGTGTGGCTTTTATGGCCTTAATTCCCTTATTGAAATAACCTTCTGCAATTTGGTATTGTTTGATTTTTAAAAAGGCGTCGCCAAGCCGCAGATAGAGCGCAGTAACGAGATCGGTGTCTTCGGCTTTGATGGCCAATGGGATGGCTTTGTTCAACATGATATCGACATAGCTTTTTTCATCATCTTTCGCTTGTGCAATGAGTCCAAGGTTATTCCATGTTTTTGAACGCATTTGCCAGGCCTCTTTGGTATTGATTTTGCGAAATAGCTGATCAGCTTTCAGATAAGCAGCTTCGCTTTTGGCCAGGTTGGTAAAAAAATGAGCATAACCTTCCTGGTAATAGGAAAACGCAATCATGAAGGCCGATGTTTTGCTGAGTCTTTGTCCTTCAAGAAAATAGGCTCTTGCTTTAATGCTATCAGCATCCTGCCAGGAACGTGATAGCTGAAAATTGAGAGCAGCTTTTGCACTGTCCAGATATGCGCTGCTTAGTCTTTTCCTTAGGATATTCTGGTAAAGGGCGTTTGTATCTAAAATTGGCTGGGCCCGGCAGTAATTTAATGTGCCAGTTAAAAGAAGCATCAGATAAAAAATCCTGGCAATCATATGCAAGTATAATAGAAGCAATTGAAAATTTGATCTGATATTAAAAAAATACCCGGAAACAGGTAGTCATAAACCCTTAGAAAGGGGTATTGTACCCCTTGAGCGACAGCATTAATTTTGTGAACTGATATTACTAAAATTATTAACTGATTATCTATTATCTATGAAAATGTTTAAAAATTATGTGTTTGTTATTTTAGCTTGTGTTGCTGTTGCAGTGGGATGTAGTAAGGATAAAGACAAGCCTTCAGGTACTTCCCATAAAGTTGTGGTGAAAGCGGAAGTTTCGTCAGGGAGCGTTCTTAACAATGCTCATTACGGAACAGAAGTTAGCGGAACGACGGCAACTGGCCTTACGAGCACTACGTGGACAAGCCCGGAATTTACGGTGCCTGCAGGAACGCAGTATGTTACCGGAAGTGCAGGGGGCGAGGGATTGAATGCAGCAGCAACCATTAAAGTACAGATATATGTTGATGGTGCGCTGAAAAAGGAAGGTACAGGTAGCGGGACCGGCCTGGCTGCTGTGGCCCTGTACGAATTTTAATTTCGCTTTTTAAAAGATGTTTCATGCGGCCGCCCTTTCCACAGAAGGGGCGGCCGCATTATGTTTCCGATAAAATTTTATCAGGATTTAATGGAACGACATTTTATTTCTCTAAGTTTGCATCTGGTTTTTAGCGTTTACAAGCACACATGGATATTTCTATTGCCATCCCACTATATAATGAAGAGGAATCTCTTCCCGAATTGACCGCCTGGATTGCCAAGGTGATGCGCGAAAATGACTTTTCCTATGAGATTCTTTTTGTTGATGATGGAAGTACAGATTCGTCGTGGGCAGTTATTGAAGAGTTGAAAAAGGAATATGAGGCTGTGAAAGGTATCAAATTCAGAAGGAATTACGGTAAATCGGCTGCTTTGAATGTTGCTTTTGCTGCTGCGGAAGGTAATGTGGTGATTACTATGGATGCTGATTTACAGGATAGTCCGGATGAAATTCCTGAGCTTTTCCGCAGGATAAATGAGGAAAAGCTGGACATCATTTCGGGTTGGAAGAAGAAGCGTTATGATCCTATTTCGAAAACTATTCCTACTAAGTTATTTAATGCGGCTACACGTCGCATGTCGGGCATAAAACTGAACGACTTCAATTGTGGTTTAAAAGCTTACCGGAAAGATGTGGTAAAAACCATTGAAGTGTATGGCGAAATGCACCGTTACATACCGGTTATTGCCAAATGGGCCGGTTTTAAAAAGATTGGAGAACAGGTTGTTGAGCATAGGGCCCGAAAATATGGGGTAACCAAATTTGGTTTGAGCCGATTTGTAAATGGTTTCCTTGATCTGTTGTCTATATTTTTTGTGGGCAAATTTGGTAAGCGACCTATGCATTTTTTTGGTTCGCTGGGGGTTTTGAGCTTTTTGCTTGGAACGTTTATGTCTTTATGGCTCATTGGAGAAAAGCTGTATCATATTGCCAGGAGTATTCCTTATAAAAGAGATGTAACTGATCAACCTTTATTTTACATTGCATTGGTTGCAATTATAGTGGGATCTCAGCTATTTCTTACAGGCTTTGTGGCCGAATTGGTAACCAGAAATGCCACCGAACGGAACCATTATCTGATAGAAAAGGAGATTCTGTAATTCATGTTTTTTTCCATTATTATCCCCCTTTATAACCGCCCTCCGGAAATAGACGAGCTGCTGTTTACGCTCACAAAGCAAACTTATTTGCAGTTTGAGGTATTGGTAATAGAGGATGGTTCTGTTAAGGATGCAAAAGCCATTGTAGAAAAGTATGCCAATAAGTTGGATGTAAAATACTTTTTTAAATCTAACGAGGGGCAGGGCTTTGCCAGGAATTATGGTTTTGAACGGGCCAAAGGCGATTTTTTTGTAATATTTGATTCAGATTGTCTCATTCCGGAAGACTACCTGGAAACGGTAAAAAATTATCTTTTTGAGCATAAGCTGGATGCTTACGGCGGTCCGGATGCAGCACATCAGAGTTTTACACCTGTTCAAAAGGCGATTAGTTATGCCATGACTTCTCCCTTTACTACCGGCGGAATTAGAGGTAATAAAAAGCATATCGGACAATTTCATCCGCGTAGCTTTAATATGGGCGTATCGCGAGAGGTATGGGAAAAGGTAGGCGGTTTTATATTGACCAGACTTGGAGAGGATATTGAGTATAGCATCAGGATTCATGAAAGTGGATTTAAAATAGGACTGATCCCAGGTGCAAAAGTATATCATAAACGACGTACCAGCTTTGCACAGTTTTATAAGCAATTGCACTTTTTTGGCCGGGCGAGGATAAATATTTATAAACATTTCCCGGCCGAATTAAAGCTGGTTCACTTCTTTCCGGCGGTTTTTACCTGCGGGGTTATATTTACATTGCTGATGAACGTATTTTATTGGCCTTTAGCTTATTTGTGTAACTTTATGTTGTTGTTATACCTGATGTTGATATTTTTTCACTCCTGGCAGGTTAATAAATCGTTAAAGGTTGCATTTTTGAGTATTATTGCTGCGTTTATCCAACTGACAGCCTATGGCTTAGGTTTTATGCAAGATTTTTTTAAAAGAGTAGTATTAAAACAACAATGATAGAGTTTTTAAAGGAAAGCACTTTTGCTGTAAATGAAACGATTGGGAAGGCCTGGGGCGTAACCAAAAGGAATTATTTTTCTATCGCCACGCTTTGCTTCCTGATGTTTATCACTTCGAATGCTTCGGGGTTGATGGCATTTTTTCTGAAAGATGTAAATATGGGACTTAGCATACTGATGGCATTTTTCTTTGTCATGTTTTACTTTACCATTAATTTGTCGCTGTTCAAATATATTTTTCATTTGTTAGACGATGAACTGAATGTCAGTATTGTGAATACCATTCCGACCAGAAAGCAAATTATCCGGTTTTTGGTGGCGATGATTTACTTTATGCTTTGTATTATAGGGGTTTACCTGGTTGTAATATTGGTTGCGTTTCCATTTATCTATTTGAGAATCCGGATGGAAATTATCACCAATATAGCCATATCAGTAGGTATCATTGCTATATTTATTACCTGGATAAGGATTTCTTTCTTTCCTTTCTTTATTATTGACAGAAATCTGCCGCCATTTTTATCTATCAAATTTAGCCTGGCTACTACAAAGGGAAATTTTACTAAAATTTTGTTGTTATTGCTGGTGCTTGGTGGTTTCCATTTATTATACCTGTTTTTTAGCTATTTAAAATGGCCGGTTATCGCCTTTTTTATTAATGTTTTAAGCTCTTTTATAATTGTTCCTTTGTCAAGTGTGGCACTAACTATTGCCTACAGAAAAATGATCAGTGAGTATAAGGGAGAGGGCGAGCCTGATATCATTCATAATATAGTTTAACCGATATTTATGGGATTAAAAGCGGCACTAAGCAAGCCATTTGCTGCCTTTGTAGTGCGAGGGATAGACAAATGGAAAAAGAATGCAGTAAAGGCACAGCACGATACCCTGAGAAAACTGGTTAAAGCTGCAAAGCATACAGCGTTTGGCAGGGATCATAAATTTGCTTCAATAAAAACTTACGAAGACTTTAAAAGGCTGGTTCCGGTTAAAGATTATGAGGAACTGAGACCTTATATCGACAGGGTGGTTGCAGGCGAGAAAGATGTGATGTGGAAAGGGAAACCTCAGTATTTTGCAAAAACTTCGGGGACTACTTCTGGTGTAAAATATATTCCTATTTCGGCGGCTTCTATGCCCGAGCATATTAAAGCTGCACGAAATGCCTTGCTCACTTATGTGCATGAAACCGGAAATGTCCGGTTTATTGACGGCAAAATGATCTTTTTACAAGGTAGCCCGGTGATGAGTAAAAAAAACGGGATCAACGTTGGCCG
Encoded proteins:
- a CDS encoding sensor histidine kinase, whose protein sequence is MLLLTGTLNYCRAQPILDTNALYQNILRKRLSSAYLDSAKAALNFQLSRSWQDADSIKARAYFLEGQRLSKTSAFMIAFSYYQEGYAHFFTNLAKSEAAYLKADQLFRKINTKEAWQMRSKTWNNLGLIAQAKDDEKSYVDIMLNKAIPLAIKAEDTDLVTALYLRLGDAFLKIKQYQIAEGYFNKGIKAIKATQPSKSRTLNLIMAYSNTGENYVLSQKYAQANAALDTMRKLISSDSSQYFASEYHLIKGMSYHALKNYDAAINEFDKGLKPTLYKKDSQNNQRLLFYKVKSLLASKKYEKTLQLSTYILNDDEILYSYNGQMELYNALAESYAGLGKMDLAYKWQKRYSQLSDSLSETRLIRDINGLELKYRNAERIKEIDGLKAQNEHAELAARNNRLIQWLLIATALFLFIVVLFYIQYNINNKKLIVQKELSHLQQLNEIEHQQELRYSKAMIQGEEQERRRMARDLHDGLGGMLAGVKINLSAQLENQNHSDIKQPLQRALGQIDHSVTELRRIAHNMMPVNLLNFGLKTALKDLCETLMTPSTRIDFQSFEIENDIPEQIQINIYRIVQEMLANSIRHANATNIILQCSQNGNVFFITQEDNGKGFDLNAPKTETGIGLSNIRNRVGFLKGKMEIKSTINQGTIINIELYVHS
- a CDS encoding glycosyltransferase family 2 protein; amino-acid sequence: MDISIAIPLYNEEESLPELTAWIAKVMRENDFSYEILFVDDGSTDSSWAVIEELKKEYEAVKGIKFRRNYGKSAALNVAFAAAEGNVVITMDADLQDSPDEIPELFRRINEEKLDIISGWKKKRYDPISKTIPTKLFNAATRRMSGIKLNDFNCGLKAYRKDVVKTIEVYGEMHRYIPVIAKWAGFKKIGEQVVEHRARKYGVTKFGLSRFVNGFLDLLSIFFVGKFGKRPMHFFGSLGVLSFLLGTFMSLWLIGEKLYHIARSIPYKRDVTDQPLFYIALVAIIVGSQLFLTGFVAELVTRNATERNHYLIEKEIL
- a CDS encoding glycosyltransferase family 2 protein; this encodes MFFSIIIPLYNRPPEIDELLFTLTKQTYLQFEVLVIEDGSVKDAKAIVEKYANKLDVKYFFKSNEGQGFARNYGFERAKGDFFVIFDSDCLIPEDYLETVKNYLFEHKLDAYGGPDAAHQSFTPVQKAISYAMTSPFTTGGIRGNKKHIGQFHPRSFNMGVSREVWEKVGGFILTRLGEDIEYSIRIHESGFKIGLIPGAKVYHKRRTSFAQFYKQLHFFGRARINIYKHFPAELKLVHFFPAVFTCGVIFTLLMNVFYWPLAYLCNFMLLLYLMLIFFHSWQVNKSLKVAFLSIIAAFIQLTAYGLGFMQDFFKRVVLKQQ